The following proteins are encoded in a genomic region of Actinomadura sp. NAK00032:
- a CDS encoding GNAT family N-acetyltransferase, translating to MDVIALDAPTDAQIRAWHEVVAAVHAADPAGEPAPDPDATARRLLGADPGSRQRLWAVPDGGRLLAVAALRLPGEPGAERPGEIDVQVRPGHRRRGLGGRLLAAAAEGLRADRRASVIAQVLAGTPAVPFLESLGFECVLTLRGMVLRLADVPPERVARLLAEAPAGYRLARWRGVVPDGYAAALARAKYAMADLAEYEGTQWDAHRVREMAEVVAKRGDDLYTVAALHGGAIAGFTEVVVPHDSAGRAAQYDTAVVPEHRGRRVGIWVKAAMLSWLAAERPDVREIETDNSGDNVHMIAVNEELGFRTERESLEYQAPVAALP from the coding sequence ATGGACGTCATCGCGCTCGATGCTCCGACCGACGCGCAGATCCGCGCGTGGCACGAGGTGGTCGCGGCCGTCCACGCCGCCGACCCGGCCGGGGAGCCCGCCCCCGACCCCGACGCGACGGCGCGGCGGCTGCTCGGCGCCGACCCCGGCTCGCGGCAGCGGCTCTGGGCGGTGCCGGACGGCGGCCGGCTGCTCGCGGTGGCGGCGCTCCGGCTCCCCGGCGAGCCCGGCGCCGAGCGCCCCGGTGAGATCGACGTCCAGGTCCGACCCGGGCACCGGCGGCGCGGGCTCGGCGGCCGGCTGCTGGCCGCCGCCGCCGAGGGGCTGCGCGCCGACCGGCGCGCCAGCGTGATCGCGCAGGTCCTCGCCGGGACGCCGGCCGTCCCGTTCCTGGAGTCGCTGGGCTTCGAGTGCGTGCTCACCCTGCGCGGCATGGTGCTGCGGCTGGCGGACGTCCCTCCGGAGCGCGTCGCGCGGCTGCTGGCCGAGGCGCCCGCCGGGTACCGGCTGGCCCGCTGGCGGGGCGTGGTGCCGGACGGGTACGCGGCCGCCCTGGCCCGCGCCAAGTACGCCATGGCCGACCTCGCCGAGTACGAGGGCACGCAGTGGGACGCGCACCGCGTCCGGGAGATGGCCGAGGTCGTCGCCAAGCGCGGCGACGACCTGTACACGGTCGCCGCGCTGCACGGCGGTGCGATCGCGGGGTTCACCGAGGTCGTCGTCCCGCACGACTCGGCGGGCCGGGCCGCGCAGTACGACACGGCGGTCGTCCCCGAGCACCGGGGCCGGCGCGTCGGCATCTGGGTGAAGGCCGCGATGCTCTCCTGGCTGGCCGCCGAGCGCCCCGACGTCCGCGAGATAGAAACGGACAATTCGGGCGACAATGTGCACATGATCGCGGTCAACGAGGAACTCGGGTTCCGCACCGAGCGCGAGTCCCTGGAGTACCAGGCCCCGGTGGCCGCCCTGCCCTGA
- a CDS encoding HNH endonuclease → MNVLVLNASYEPLQRVDLRHAIRMLVREVAVVEEAEEGRTFGRFPVPRVLRLVRYVAMRWRHGRRPPWSKRGVYLRDRGRCCYCGGRGNTIDHVRPQSRGGGDTWENTVLACGKCNNRKGDRTVAEAGLRLRWRPRVPRWEELVGP, encoded by the coding sequence GTGAACGTGCTCGTCCTGAACGCGTCGTACGAGCCCTTACAGAGGGTGGACCTGCGGCACGCCATCCGCATGCTGGTGCGCGAGGTGGCGGTCGTCGAGGAGGCGGAGGAGGGCCGGACCTTCGGCCGCTTCCCCGTGCCGCGGGTCCTGCGGCTCGTCCGGTACGTCGCGATGCGCTGGCGGCACGGCAGGCGGCCGCCGTGGAGCAAGCGCGGGGTGTACCTGCGCGACCGGGGCCGCTGCTGCTACTGCGGCGGGCGCGGGAACACGATCGACCACGTCCGCCCGCAGTCCCGCGGCGGCGGCGACACCTGGGAGAACACCGTCCTGGCGTGTGGGAAGTGCAACAACCGCAAGGGAGACCGGACGGTCGCCGAGGCCGGGCTCCGGCTGCGGTGGCGGCCGCGGGTCCCGCGCTGGGAGGAGCTCGTCGGCCCCTGA